Genomic DNA from Thermotoga petrophila RKU-1:
AGCGGAAATCGTGGTTCCCATTTTCAAAGATGGGAAAATCATAGGAGAACTGGATATAGATTCGTACAGTCCTTCTCCTTTCTCCGAAGAAGACAGAGCCTTTCTCGAAAAGGTGTGTGAACTCGTATCAAAGGTGGTGTGAGGTTCTCCCTCACACCACTCTTTTGAAGTGCTCGATGGATCTGTCCCAGGTTTTCTCCGCGTCGTTCGGGAAATAACACGCGGGAAGTTCTCCGTGCTGTCTGTGATAGTGCATACATTCACAGCAGATGCCCTTTCTCGGACATCCAGGATAAGAACAGTTGCAGTAAGAGAGGTTCCTCTCCTTGTTCGGGCAGGCCTTCACGATTTCACCTCCAGATTTCTCATGATTTGATCGTCCATATCGAGAAATCCGTTTATTTCTCGAGAGAGCCTAACAACAAGATACAACCAGTACACACCGAGAGTGAACAGAGTGAGAAGAAAAACCGATAACACGTTCCTTTCCTTTATGACCGGTTTGTAGTCGATGTTGAAAAGGGTTCTGTAGAGGTAGATTTTTATCTCTTGGAGTTTCCTTATAGTTTCAAACAGGTAGTGAAGAAAGATCACAAAAAAGATCAACTGAAGCAGCGAGAAAATCCATATTCCCGCAAAGAGAAACTCAAAGAACCAGAAAGCTATAAAGGCGATGTACGGCCAGTTTGGAACAAACGGCTTCTCGTTCAAGTTCACAGAACGCTGCTCCGCCAGTCTCAGAGTTTGCAGAACGTTGATGTTCAGGAGCACACTCCACTGTCTGTAAACGATCAAAAGAGAAATTGTGGAAATCAGAGAAAGAAAAAGGGTCACAGTCCCAAGGGTGTAACTGGGAGATCCTGCCAGAATCTCCCTGTAATATTCTAACAGCAGAATCGAACTCATTGCAGAAAAGACAACACCCATCCAGGCCAGGTTCATGTTCACTCTTTTCAATTTTTATCCCTCCAGTGTTCGATGAGATCGTCCCAGGAGCTCTCCGAGGTGAAGTCGCTTAAAGCAACGAAATCGTCCCAGTACTCCGGATTTTTCACCTTCTGAGGCAGATAAATCGTTAGGTCCGTGTAGTTATCAGGTGTTCCGTAGACCCTCGCAGAAACTATGGCACTGTAGAGACCTTCTCCGTACTCTCTGAGGACAACATCTGATGAATTTTGAAGCGATTTTGCAAAACTTCCAAGTTCTACGAGTTCGGTGGTACTTCCGCCCGCAGTTCTTCTTTCAACTTCGAACTCCCACGGAGAAAGGTTGTTCTCGATCATGTACTGGGCAACTCTGTCCAACCACAGCATGATCTCATCCAGTTTCGAAGTGTCCCAGACGCTCAGAGAATATTCTGTGCCGTAGATCTCTCCGTATCTCTTAACGATGTTCGAGAGAAGGGAAGAGAGATCTTTTGAGTACCTCAACACTGAGTAGTCCCAGCCGTTCCCGGGCGCCTCTTTTGAAGACACAACCACGTATCGAGCGCAATCTTTCAGTTCCCACAGGATCTCAAACGTTCCCATCAAACAGGCATCGAAGCCCAGTACCGTAACGGGAGAACCCTCAAAACGCTCTTTATCTCGCTTATGGTGAAAAAATCCAGATCCGTGAAATCGTAAGCCACACCTTTAACCTGTTTTTGAGACTCTCCACGCCACCAATCTCCGTGGTTCCAGATAACGAGTAAGGAAAGATCTTCTCCCCTGTACGCGTTCAGGAAAGAAGAAAGAACAACCGGATCTCCTGAGTTTATCTCATCGAAAGTTTCCAGAGGAATCAAACCTTCCTCCACACGGTAGAGCGTATCAGAAGAAGACCTGTAATCTACCAGAGCGAAAACGTTTATCCAAGATGGATTTCCTATCATCTCCTTCAGATCCTGAAAGATGAACTGCTCCAGATCGTTGTCCCCTGCTATCCAGACGAGGAACGAAAGCGTGTGGTTGTAAACAGGAATGCACCCGAAAATCAAGAGAAAAAGACTACCTGTTAAGATAATCAAACTTCTTGCCCTGATACGTATCTCTCCTCTCGAGTTCTTCTTCTATCATGTTGATGATTTCTATCTTGCTCTTTCCCCAATTGCCGAAAATCGTTCCCTTTCTCGGAGGATCTGCGACCAGTCTGTGAATGACCACGTTTGGGGAGAGGTATTCGAGAAATGTGATCGCTCTGTCGATGTACTCCTCGAGTGAACAGATTTTTATTTCTCCCTTTTTGTACATCTCCGCGAGTTTTGTTCTTTCCACTACGTAGAGCGAGTGGAGTTTCACACCGTCTACATCCAGAGCGGAGAGAATCTTGGCCGTCTCTACCACATCCTCCATATCGTCCCAGGGCAGATTCAAAATCACATGCACCACGAGTTCGATGCCTCTCCTTTTCACTCTCACAGCGGCATCCACGAACTCCGCGAGGGTGTGGTCTCTGTTGATCTTCTTGAGTGTTCGATAGTTTGCCGTCTGAAGGCCAAGCTCAACGGAAACATCGACACGCTTTTTGAATTCTTCGAACAGATCCAAAACTCGTTCGGACACGAGATCGGGCCTTGTAGAAACGGAGAGCTGGACTATACTGTCGTCCACGAGGGCTTCCTCGTAGCGTTCTCTGAGCACCTCAACAGGAGCGTAGGTGTTGCTGAACGACTGAAAGTACGCG
This window encodes:
- a CDS encoding TIGR01212 family radical SAM protein (This family includes YhcC from E. coli K-12, an uncharacterized radical SAM protein.); protein product: MRYRKLSDYLKERYGERVQRIVIHGGFSCPNRDGTKGKGGCIYCDATGSGFTTLMRLPIREQVMEMKRKYEKRGIKKFIAYFQSFSNTYAPVEVLRERYEEALVDDSIVQLSVSTRPDLVSERVLDLFEEFKKRVDVSVELGLQTANYRTLKKINRDHTLAEFVDAAVRVKRRGIELVVHVILNLPWDDMEDVVETAKILSALDVDGVKLHSLYVVERTKLAEMYKKGEIKICSLEEYIDRAITFLEYLSPNVVIHRLVADPPRKGTIFGNWGKSKIEIINMIEEELERRDTYQGKKFDYLNR
- a CDS encoding DUF6485 family protein, with amino-acid sequence MKACPNKERNLSYCNCSYPGCPRKGICCECMHYHRQHGELPACYFPNDAEKTWDRSIEHFKRVV